The following are encoded together in the Rhizophagus irregularis chromosome 21, complete sequence genome:
- a CDS encoding uncharacterized protein (SECRETED:cutsite_VNS-IP; SECRETED:prob_0.9546); SECRETED:SignalP(1-20), whose product MNRNFIFVFILLTTLSIVNSIPFNKRKADFYPCRQVINPLPGVDVTISPDPPVAKTPEHFTVSGTLKHDITADKTLLNIDFFDGLRFVSMITPYNKKFTESVKAGTKFSIDVDNVPTPTELPSFYAIFVTVGEKLDKDGNLKDEFGCSLAEFSA is encoded by the coding sequence atgaaccgaaattttatttttgtatttattttattgactaCACTTTCTATAGTCAATTCTATtccatttaataaaagaaaagctGATTTTTACCCATGTCGTCAAGTAATCAACCCATTACCCGGAGTCGATGTAACAATTTCGCCTGACCCTCCAGTTGCCAAGACCCCCGAACATTTTACTGTTTCAGGAACATTGAAGCATGATATTACCGCAGATAAAACCTTGCTAAACATCGATTTTTTTGATGGTTTGAGATTTGTTTCCATGATAACCCCCTACAATAAGAAATTTACTGAATCAGTTAAAGCTGGAACCAAATTTTCTATAGATGTAGATAATGTTCCAACACCAACTGAATTACCTTCATTCTATGCTATTTTTGTTACTGTTGGAGAAAAACTCGATAAAGATGGTAACTTGAAAGATGAATTTGGCTGCTCACTTGCCGAATTTTCTGCATAG
- a CDS encoding uncharacterized protein (SECRETED:cutsite_QYA-FS; SECRETED:prob_0.2224); SECRETED:SignalP(1-28) — translation MKSIKLSRKTLSFISALLISSLCGTQYAFSVYSTSVAERLGFSSVQINTIGSSANYGLFFFGPFFGYIVDTYPSRIIPMLASITIFTGYFCLAMTYQGYFPNSFLLCVFYLLLTGIASCAAHLSSMGTISANIKSYRGIAFGASMALFGLTAFIFSQINSLFFRGDTYHFLLFTAITTGVFIFIGSIFLVRVPQEESHEEIISPSEENSSTSSASLNNEERTPLLSRHEESDVRGRELFQNIDAMILGLTLLLIGGVGLMYMNNVGAIVKSLYLSTSTHPLLIDEEYFSSSLPSDHDLNKIQEYQNFHVTLLSLFSCSGRISVGLMSDLSKNMYNVRRLWFLLAASLYILIGQILAGFMIKDLNHLWISSTFIGFGYGHLFGISPTITNEWFGKIQFVLNWGIMACFISFGGQLFNLFFGYNFDKHKNDCSGLSCYNTAFYVSTIGSMISLCVVSTLLFKRRNQI, via the exons ATGAAGTCGATAAAATTATCACGTAAaacattatcatttatatcagCATTGCTAATATCATCATTATGCGGTACACAATATGCATTTTCAGTTTACAGTACGTCAGTTGCTGAAAGATTAGGATTTAGTTCAGTACAAATTAATACAATTGGGAGTTCGGCGAATTATGGATTATTTTTCTTTGGTCCATTTTTTGGTTATATTGTTGATACTTATCCATCGAGGAT AATTCCTATGTTGGCGTCTATTACTATATTTACTGGATATTTTTGTCTTGCAATGACTTATCAGGGATATTTTCcgaattcatttttattatgtgtGTTTTATCTTTTGCTCACTGGAATTGCTTCTTGTGCAGCACACCTTTCGAGTATGGGTACTATT tCTGCGAATATAAAATCGTATCGTGGAATAGCATTTGGTGCATCAATGGCTTTATTCGGTTTAACAGCATTTATATTTTCtcaaattaattcattatttttcagGGGAGATACATatcatttcttattatttacagCAATCACGACGggagtatttatttttattggaagTATATTTTTAGTTAGAGTGCCACAAGAAGAAAGTCATGAAGAAATAATATCACCAAGTGAAGAAAACTCATCAACATCATCAGCCTCTCTTAATAATGAAGAACGAACTCCTTTATTATCTAGGCATGAGGAATCTGATGTTAGAGGACgggaattatttcaaaatattgacGCAATGATACTTGGTTTAACATTGTTATTGATCGGGGGTGTAGGATTAATGTATATGAATAATGTTGGTGCAATAGTTAAATCGCTTTATCTATCTACTTCAACACATCCATTATTAATTGATGAAGAGTATTTCTCATCATCACTTCCTTCTGatcatgatttaaataaaattcaggagtatcaaaattttcacGTTACGTTATTATCACTATTTTCATGTTCTGGCCGAATTAGTGTAGGATTAATGTCagatttatccaaaaatatgtataatgtaAGAAGATTATGGTTTTTATTAGCCGCTagtttatacattttaattgGACAAATTTTGGCGGGGTTTATGATTAAAGACTTGAATCATTTGTGGATTAGCAGTACTTTTATTGGTTTTGGATACGGTCATTTATTCGGCATTTCTCCCACCATCACTAATGAATGGTTTGGTAAAATacaatttgttttaaattg GGGCATCATGGCTTGt TTTATATCGTTCGGAGGACagctatttaatttatttttcggatataattttgataagcATAAAAATGACTGTTCAGGTTTAAGTTGTTATAATACTGCTTTTTATGTTAGCACAATCGGTAGTATGATTAGTTTATGCGTCGTTTCTACTTTactatttaaaagaagaaatcaaatttaa